A DNA window from Sphingomonas profundi contains the following coding sequences:
- a CDS encoding VOC family protein: MRRVIFQEAYFVNSVEEASAKWARDFGAGPFFVVRNQGTEEFSYRGTPIEAEVNYAFGYLGEMMIQFIDQNNDTPSIYRDMFARGQEGFHHIAYLVSDFAAERQRLLDAGYDLATELKVDGVNAAYFDTRETNHIFTEIHGDPPHMLGLFWNWRRLHERRQPGDPAFMDVLEMPTYQVAPLMAADKTFSNGEAPKKTLRYSLW; the protein is encoded by the coding sequence ATGCGTCGGGTGATCTTTCAGGAAGCCTATTTCGTCAACAGCGTGGAGGAAGCCTCCGCCAAATGGGCGCGCGACTTCGGTGCCGGGCCGTTCTTCGTTGTGCGGAACCAGGGAACCGAGGAGTTCAGCTATCGCGGCACGCCGATCGAGGCCGAGGTGAACTATGCCTTCGGTTATCTGGGCGAGATGATGATCCAGTTCATCGACCAGAATAACGATACGCCCTCCATCTACCGCGACATGTTCGCGCGCGGACAGGAGGGTTTTCACCACATCGCCTACCTCGTTTCGGATTTCGCGGCGGAGCGTCAGCGCCTGCTCGATGCCGGCTACGATCTCGCCACCGAATTGAAGGTGGATGGCGTGAACGCGGCCTATTTCGATACCCGCGAGACGAACCACATCTTCACCGAGATTCATGGCGATCCGCCGCACATGCTGGGCCTGTTCTGGAACTGGCGCCGCTTGCACGAACGCCGTCAGCCGGGCGATCCCGCCTTCATGGACGTGCTTGAGATGCCCACCTATCAGGTCGCCCCCTTGATGGCTGCGGACAAGACGTTCTCGAATGGAGAGGCGCCAAAGAAGACCCTGCGCTACAGCCTGTGGTGA